The Longimicrobium sp. DNA segment TCGTGGCGGTGACGGTCATTCGAAAAGATAGTCCTAAGTCCTGAGTCCCAAGTCCTAAGTGCCCAGTGCCCAGTGCCCAGCGGCGCGGGGAATCTACGTCGGATCGACGCACTTTCGCACTTTCGCACCTTCGCACTTCCTTACCCGCGAGGCGAAAACGGTTCCGGGCGTGCTTGATGCGGCAACGGGCGGGCGTTAGGTTTGCAAGGTCCGCACCGGCCACGCCCTAGCGCGTGGCCGGACCGTTTCCGCCCCCTGAATCGCCGCCGAACGCCGAGTGCTGCTGACGGAGCTGCTGACCCCCGAGCGCGTGAAGGTGCCCCTGGCCGCGCGGAGCAAGGACGCCGTGCTGGAGGAGCTGGTGGGGGTGCTGGGCGCCCATGGCACGGTGGCCGATGCCGCCGCCGTGCTGCGCGCCGTGCACCAGCGCGAGGAGGTGCTCTCCACCGGCATCGGCGGCGGCGTGGCCATCCCCCACGGCAAGGCCGACGGAGTCGACGGGCTGGCGATGGCGGCGGGCGTCGCGGCCGAGCCGCTGGACTTCGCGGCGCTCGACGGGCAGCCGGTGCGGCTCTTCTTCCTCCTCGTGGGCCCCGAGTCGGCCGCGGGGGCGCACGTGAAGGCGCTCAGCCGCATCTCGCGGCTGGTGCGCCGCGACGACCTGCGCGAGCGGCTGATCGCCGCGGCCACGCCCGAGGAGTTCATGGCCGTGGTCACCGAGGCGGAAAGCGCGTGAGGGGCGCCGTCTCGCGCTGGCTGCCGGTGCTGGCCTGGGCGGCGGCCATCTTCTGGCTGTCGTCGCAGTCCACGCTGCCGCACCTGCCGCGCTTCGTGGCGTGGGACAAGCTGCAGCACGCGCTGGGCTACTCCGTGGGGGGCTTCCTGCTCGCGCGCGCCGTGGGCGTGCGCGGGCGCGGCACCGTGATCGCCGCCGCGCTGGGGATGCTGTACGGCGCCAGCGACGAGGTGCACCAGGCCTTCGTCCCCGGGCGCAGCACCGACGTGCTGGACTGGACGGCCGACGCCGTGGGCGTGCTGGCCGGCGTCTTCATCTACCGATTCATCCATCCGCGGCGCGCCCGCGGCGGCTCCGCCGCCGCCTCCGCCGCGGAGGCTTCCGCGACATGAGCTTCGAGAACCCGACTTCGTACCGTACCTCCACGGCGGGAACGCTCCGCGCCGGCGACTCCGGATCGACCGTCACCCTCGCCGGCTGGGTGCACCGCCGGCGCGACCTGGGCGGCCTCTGCTTCGTGGACCTGCGCGACCGCGAGGGGCTGGTGCAGGTGTCGTTCGACCCCGCGTGGACGCCCGCCGAGGTGCTGGAGGAGGCGCGCCGCCTGGGCCCCGAGGACGTGATCCAGGTGGAGGGCACCGTCTTCCCGCGCATCGCCGGGCAGCACAACCCCGACCTGCCCACGGGCGACGTGGAGGTGCGCGCGGCCACGCTCAACGTGCTGACGCGCGCGGAGCCGCTGCCGATCCAGGTGTTCTACGGCGCGAAGGACGAGATCCCCTCCGAGGACCTGCGCCTCCGCTACCGCTCGCTCGACCTGCGGCGCGGCGAACTGCAGCACGCCATGCGCACGCGGCACGAGGCGATGCAGGCGGCGCGGCGCTTCCTCTCGGCCGAGGGGTTCCTGGAGATCGAGACGCCGCTGCTGACCAAGCCCACCCCCGAGGGCGCGCGCGACTTCCTCGTCCCCAGTCGCAACTGGCCGGGCGAGTTCTACGCGCTGCCGCAGAGCCCGCAGCTGTACAAGCAGCTGCTGATGGTCAGCGGGTTCGACCGCTACTTCCAGATCGCCCGCTGCCTGCGCGACGAGGACCTGCGCGCCGACCGCCAGCCCGAGTTCACGCAGATCGACCTGGAGATGGCGTTCGCCGACGCCGAGGACGTGTTCCGCGTGGGCGAGGGGCTGATGGCCGCCATCCTCCGCGAGGTGGGGGGGATCGAGCTCGAGACGCCGTTCCCGCGCCTGACCTACGCCGAGGCCATGCTGCGCTACGGGAGCGACAAGCCCGACCTGCGCTTCGGCCTGGAGATCGCCGACGTCACCCCCGTGCTGCAGCGCGCGGACTTCCGCCTCTTCCAGGCCACGGCGGGAACGGCGCAGCGCATCCGCGGGATCCGCGTCCCCGGCGGCGCGCGCCTCTCGCGCAAGGAGCTGGACGAGCTGCAGGAGGTGGCCAAGCGCGGGGGCGCGGCCGGCGCGCTCTGGGTCAAGCGCGGCGACGACGGGCTCTCCGGCCAGTTCGCCAAGGCGCTGGACGACGCCACCCGCGACGCCTTCTACGCGGCGACGGGGATGGAGAACGGCGACCTGTTCGTCGCCGTCGTCGGTGAGTTCCGCGTCGCCGAGCCGGACGGCGTGGGCCATCTCGTCGGTTCGACGGACGGGAGCGCGCCGGTGGTGGAGCCGACGCACCAGGTGCGCGCGGGGCTGGAGCCGGCGCTCGACGAGCTGCGGCGGCATCTCGCGCGGAAGCTGGAGCTGGTCGACACCTCGAAGCAGGCGTGGCTCTGGGTGACCGAGTTCCCGCTCTTCGGGTGGGACACGGACGCGGATCGCCTCGTCTCCGAGCACCATCCTTTCACCCGCCCGCACCCGGACGACATCGCCCTGATCCTCGAGGCGGCCAGGGACGGGTCGCCGGGCGCGGAGGCGGCGCGGGCGCTGTACCGGCGCCCGGTCCGCTCGCTCGCGTACGACGCGGTGTGGAACGGGATGGAGATGTCGAGCGGGTCGGTGCGCATCCACGAGCCCGACCTGCAGGCGGCCATCTTCCGCACGCTGGGGATCGGGGCCGAGGAAGCGCAGACCAAGTTCGGCTTCCTGCTGGAGGCGTTCCGCTACGGTGCGCCGCCGCACGCCGGCGTGGCGTTCGGGTTCGACCGGCTGGTGATGCTGCTGGCCGGCGGGCAGAGCCTGCGCGACGTGATCGCGTTCCCCAAGACGGCCAGCGCGCGGGCGCTGTTCGAGAACGCGCCCACGCCGGTGGCCGACGACCAGCTCCGCGAGGTGAACATTCGCGCGACTGGGTCGTAACAGATGGTGTGACATGACCGCCACTCCGGCGCGGGTCACCGAAGCGGGCGGGGCACCGGCACACTGCCGGGCCTCGCCCCGTGGCTTTTGGACGAGTGCTGAGTGGCGGTGGAACGGAAATTGGGGGGATGGACGGGCAGGCGCGGCGCTACAGGCCGTGTGGGTGGCGGAGATTTGCGCAGGGCCGCCGCGGATCCCCCCCACCCCCGGCCCCTCCCCCACGAGGGGGGAGGGATGGGGGAGGGGAGACCTCAGCGCGGTGACTGATCCGGCGCTGAGTGCTCCCCCGCTCCCGCGAAGCGGGGGAGGGGGCCGGGGGGAGGGGGCCACCCGCGGCCGCGGGGATGAACGCTTCCGCACCTCTGGAATCGCCCGCATCCCGCAGTTGCAGTTGAGTTTCCGACGATCGAATCAGTTGCGAGGGACGTGACGATAGATGGCTGACCAGGCCGTGCAGCACCGCATCCCCGTGGAGGGCGCCGATCCGCTGGCGCTGGGCGGGGTGAACGACCAGAACCTGACCGAGCTGGCCCGGCTCT contains these protein-coding regions:
- a CDS encoding PTS sugar transporter subunit IIA produces the protein MLLTELLTPERVKVPLAARSKDAVLEELVGVLGAHGTVADAAAVLRAVHQREEVLSTGIGGGVAIPHGKADGVDGLAMAAGVAAEPLDFAALDGQPVRLFFLLVGPESAAGAHVKALSRISRLVRRDDLRERLIAAATPEEFMAVVTEAESA
- a CDS encoding VanZ family protein, translating into MRGAVSRWLPVLAWAAAIFWLSSQSTLPHLPRFVAWDKLQHALGYSVGGFLLARAVGVRGRGTVIAAALGMLYGASDEVHQAFVPGRSTDVLDWTADAVGVLAGVFIYRFIHPRRARGGSAAASAAEASAT
- the aspS gene encoding aspartate--tRNA ligase — protein: MSFENPTSYRTSTAGTLRAGDSGSTVTLAGWVHRRRDLGGLCFVDLRDREGLVQVSFDPAWTPAEVLEEARRLGPEDVIQVEGTVFPRIAGQHNPDLPTGDVEVRAATLNVLTRAEPLPIQVFYGAKDEIPSEDLRLRYRSLDLRRGELQHAMRTRHEAMQAARRFLSAEGFLEIETPLLTKPTPEGARDFLVPSRNWPGEFYALPQSPQLYKQLLMVSGFDRYFQIARCLRDEDLRADRQPEFTQIDLEMAFADAEDVFRVGEGLMAAILREVGGIELETPFPRLTYAEAMLRYGSDKPDLRFGLEIADVTPVLQRADFRLFQATAGTAQRIRGIRVPGGARLSRKELDELQEVAKRGGAAGALWVKRGDDGLSGQFAKALDDATRDAFYAATGMENGDLFVAVVGEFRVAEPDGVGHLVGSTDGSAPVVEPTHQVRAGLEPALDELRRHLARKLELVDTSKQAWLWVTEFPLFGWDTDADRLVSEHHPFTRPHPDDIALILEAARDGSPGAEAARALYRRPVRSLAYDAVWNGMEMSSGSVRIHEPDLQAAIFRTLGIGAEEAQTKFGFLLEAFRYGAPPHAGVAFGFDRLVMLLAGGQSLRDVIAFPKTASARALFENAPTPVADDQLREVNIRATGS